One Aureibacter tunicatorum DNA window includes the following coding sequences:
- a CDS encoding sulfatase-like hydrolase/transferase, translating into MNWKSRVIYTTIFAQCIAGQSCGGKEHKHPIEKQKPNILFILADDQCYETVRSLGNTEIHTPNLDRLVSSGTTFTHAYNMGGWNGAISTASRSMFNTGLFLWKSSKGNLKKKSVDPTTAGLMRDKEQLWSQRMSSQGYETYFAGKWHVKGVTSDEVFDHAKFEKKGMPKQTAEGYYRPQLGVEDLWSPSDTTFGGFWQGGKHWSEVLRDIGEEYILNHKSNSKKPFFMYLGFNAPHDPRQSPQEYVDMYPLDSIAVPSSFQEEYPDAETICGRKLRDERLAPYPRTPYSIKVNRQEYYAIITHMDAQIGRILEALDKSGQAENTYIFFTADHGLAVGNHGLMGKQNMYDHSIRSPFILTGPDVPRGKLISHDIYIQDAMASSLELAYGEEQKDIDFRSVMPLIRGDRIQNYESIYGAYINRQRMIRSNGYKLILYPQKGIYKLFDLQIDPYEVNNIAHNPEHKERIKSMYQELKLLQKNKYKDPLSLDDFYPELMKYE; encoded by the coding sequence ATGAATTGGAAAAGCAGAGTTATTTATACTACTATTTTCGCTCAATGCATTGCAGGACAGAGTTGTGGTGGAAAAGAGCATAAACACCCTATCGAGAAACAAAAGCCAAATATACTTTTTATCTTAGCTGATGACCAATGCTACGAGACTGTTCGTTCGCTGGGAAATACAGAGATACATACACCTAATCTTGATCGATTGGTGAGTTCGGGAACTACATTTACCCATGCATACAATATGGGAGGATGGAATGGAGCTATTTCTACAGCGAGTAGATCCATGTTCAATACAGGCTTGTTTTTATGGAAGTCTTCTAAAGGAAATTTAAAAAAGAAAAGCGTTGATCCCACGACAGCAGGGTTGATGCGAGATAAAGAACAGTTATGGTCTCAACGCATGTCTTCTCAAGGCTATGAAACATACTTTGCTGGCAAGTGGCATGTGAAAGGGGTTACTTCAGATGAAGTTTTTGATCATGCCAAGTTTGAGAAAAAAGGGATGCCCAAGCAAACAGCCGAGGGCTATTATCGACCTCAGTTGGGAGTAGAAGACCTATGGTCTCCTTCGGACACAACATTTGGAGGATTTTGGCAGGGAGGAAAACACTGGTCTGAAGTGTTAAGAGATATCGGAGAAGAATATATTTTGAATCATAAAAGCAATTCCAAAAAGCCTTTTTTCATGTATTTGGGGTTCAATGCTCCTCATGATCCTAGACAATCTCCTCAAGAGTATGTGGATATGTATCCTTTAGATAGCATTGCAGTTCCAAGTAGTTTTCAAGAAGAGTATCCAGACGCAGAAACTATTTGCGGTAGGAAGTTAAGAGATGAAAGGCTTGCGCCGTATCCAAGAACGCCTTATTCTATTAAAGTAAATCGACAAGAATATTATGCTATTATAACGCATATGGATGCTCAGATCGGAAGGATATTAGAAGCGTTGGATAAATCCGGACAAGCTGAAAATACATATATATTTTTCACAGCGGATCATGGGTTGGCCGTTGGCAATCATGGCTTGATGGGAAAACAGAATATGTATGATCATAGCATTAGGTCGCCATTTATACTTACAGGACCTGATGTTCCTAGAGGAAAGCTTATAAGCCATGATATATACATACAAGACGCCATGGCTTCCAGCCTTGAACTAGCTTATGGAGAAGAGCAAAAAGATATCGATTTCCGAAGTGTAATGCCTTTAATTCGAGGTGATCGTATTCAGAACTATGAGTCTATTTATGGAGCTTATATTAATCGTCAGCGTATGATTCGATCCAATGGATATAAATTGATATTATATCCTCAGAAGGGCATTTATAAATTATTTGACTTGCAAATAGATCCATATGAAGTGAATAATATTGCGCATAATCCAGAACACAAAGAACGGATTAAATCTATGTATCAGGAATTAAAGTTATTGCAAAAGAATAAGTATAAAGATCCTCTTAGTTTAGATGATTTCTATCCCGAGTTAATGAAATATGAATAA
- a CDS encoding Ig-like domain-containing protein — MILFVCFQILPLTSNSQRININIGGETGTVDSGVETPLVESYSKNGNSAVEDGSGHFTANDLHYISAKEISWAREGNYALKFYADGSNFPNNDYAYRVELATSPSSLAFSPGDERYYSLSFFPPQVIWDKVTQYSTVISQWKQYGGGDPNAEIRLSNEGDYKLTIRSVRHWNSEDDEGDLFGYAKPDQWNDLKYYVKHSQEADGAIKVWLNGELVYSYIGPTLYKNENGYIKFGMYTEIRDERILYFDGINITDSISVSQEEWATDQLHLPTVEILSPIQNGQLSSGSKITITAQASDPGGNKLGSSGNIEKVDFFVNNNYLGVDSISPYNIDWAPNDGAYSLQAIVMDSDSNVVSSEIVPIYVGAKPPVVSITSPVHLRNFDNVETLTIRADASDIDGSVAQVEFFVGNNSIGIDTSSPYAINWIPADTGAYILRAIATDLDNKKSLADSIGITFGATIDTLQITSIHDAALDDQSPNSVANYSKVEVYSNSTRKVTGIFKFDLSDSLSTHEIRDAKFRVYTNSLDDSLQVSAFKVIGDQWDETSVTLNNGPLREEKITEININQENQYFDFEIKDYIIEKITAGDPYVTIWIEDENRVLKQAQFDSHKRSNPPQLKLITSDITGADIIGRNKQNCNEIHSTDTITTCDNYTWINGITYTESNNTATYTLTSSTGCDSVVILNLTIGEAISSTDIITSCNSYTWIDGLTYTENNNTATHTLTSSTGCDSVITLDLSMLSLSIDAFDPTCHSYNNGEIILNGFQEANKFQYSINGGDRFHSSYIFKGLSDGFYEIIVKDDDQCFVSDTLSLVEPEPLDVIIDILSDSLSAKVKGGVPPYTFSWNNGMNDTVIAITDMEDYRVVVMDSNECIKSDSAFVPITSIDDQEINHQTVMINLFPNPVQVNDRLHFTVDNAYESSRKIDVYIVNSIGQKIYSTTTTSDMNGSLSLVFDLEDKLNSGIYQIFGVSEKNIVSKKLIIEK; from the coding sequence ATGATTTTATTCGTTTGTTTTCAGATTCTTCCACTTACTTCTAATAGTCAAAGAATTAACATAAATATTGGAGGCGAAACGGGGACTGTAGATAGCGGAGTCGAAACTCCATTAGTTGAAAGTTATTCAAAAAATGGAAATAGCGCAGTGGAAGATGGTTCTGGACATTTTACAGCCAATGATTTGCATTATATTTCAGCTAAAGAAATTTCTTGGGCTAGGGAAGGAAATTATGCTTTGAAATTTTATGCTGATGGCAGTAACTTTCCTAATAATGACTATGCTTATCGTGTTGAATTGGCTACAAGCCCATCAAGCTTAGCTTTTTCTCCTGGCGATGAAAGGTATTATTCATTGAGCTTTTTCCCTCCTCAAGTGATTTGGGATAAGGTAACGCAATATTCAACGGTTATCTCCCAATGGAAACAATATGGAGGTGGTGATCCTAATGCGGAAATTCGTCTAAGTAATGAAGGTGATTATAAATTAACCATACGAAGTGTTCGTCATTGGAACAGTGAAGATGATGAAGGAGATTTATTCGGTTATGCAAAGCCAGATCAATGGAATGACCTAAAGTATTATGTCAAACATTCACAAGAAGCTGATGGTGCGATAAAAGTGTGGCTAAATGGAGAATTGGTTTATTCCTATATTGGTCCCACACTTTATAAGAATGAAAATGGCTATATTAAATTTGGGATGTATACCGAGATTCGGGATGAAAGAATTTTGTATTTTGATGGTATAAATATTACTGATTCAATATCTGTTTCTCAAGAAGAATGGGCTACTGATCAGCTGCATTTGCCTACTGTTGAAATATTGTCGCCAATTCAAAACGGACAATTAAGTTCTGGAAGTAAAATTACAATTACTGCCCAGGCTAGTGACCCTGGAGGAAATAAATTAGGCTCTTCAGGAAATATTGAAAAAGTTGATTTTTTTGTGAATAACAATTATTTAGGAGTTGATTCTATAAGCCCTTACAATATTGATTGGGCTCCTAACGATGGAGCTTATTCGTTACAAGCTATTGTCATGGATAGCGATAGCAATGTGGTTTCATCAGAAATAGTACCGATTTATGTGGGGGCTAAGCCTCCTGTAGTTTCAATTACGTCTCCAGTTCATTTGCGAAATTTTGACAACGTAGAAACTTTGACTATTAGGGCCGATGCCAGTGATATAGATGGCAGTGTTGCTCAAGTTGAATTTTTTGTAGGAAACAATTCTATTGGAATAGACACTTCAAGTCCTTATGCTATTAATTGGATACCAGCTGATACCGGCGCATACATATTGCGGGCTATAGCGACAGATTTAGACAACAAAAAATCATTGGCAGATTCAATTGGGATTACGTTTGGCGCAACTATAGATACCCTTCAAATAACTTCAATCCATGATGCAGCGCTGGATGACCAAAGCCCTAATTCTGTTGCCAATTATTCAAAAGTGGAAGTTTATTCCAATTCAACCAGAAAGGTAACTGGAATATTTAAATTTGATCTTTCTGATTCTCTGAGTACCCATGAAATAAGAGATGCTAAGTTTCGTGTGTATACAAATTCCTTAGATGATTCTCTTCAAGTATCTGCTTTTAAGGTGATCGGAGATCAGTGGGATGAGACTTCAGTAACTTTGAACAATGGTCCTCTTCGTGAAGAGAAAATCACAGAGATAAATATTAATCAGGAAAATCAATATTTTGACTTTGAAATTAAAGACTATATCATTGAAAAAATTACAGCAGGTGATCCTTATGTTACTATTTGGATCGAAGATGAGAATAGGGTTTTAAAACAAGCTCAATTTGACAGCCATAAGCGAAGCAACCCACCACAGTTGAAGCTTATTACCAGTGATATCACTGGTGCAGATATAATTGGTCGTAATAAACAAAATTGCAATGAAATACATTCAACAGATACTATTACAACTTGCGATAACTATACTTGGATTAATGGTATCACTTACACAGAAAGCAATAATACCGCAACATATACTTTGACAAGCTCCACAGGTTGCGATTCTGTCGTTATTCTCAATTTAACTATTGGAGAAGCTATTTCATCAACAGATATTATCACATCTTGCAATAGCTATACTTGGATTGATGGCCTTACTTACACAGAAAACAATAACACTGCAACACATACTTTGACAAGTTCCACAGGTTGTGATTCTGTTATAACTTTAGATTTATCAATGCTCTCATTGTCTATTGATGCATTTGATCCAACATGCCATAGTTATAATAATGGTGAAATTATCTTAAATGGTTTTCAAGAAGCTAATAAATTTCAATATAGTATCAACGGAGGTGACCGTTTTCATTCTTCATATATCTTTAAAGGTTTGTCTGATGGATTTTACGAAATTATAGTGAAAGATGATGATCAGTGTTTCGTATCTGACACATTATCACTAGTCGAACCAGAACCACTTGATGTGATCATTGATATATTATCAGATTCTCTATCAGCGAAAGTTAAAGGAGGCGTACCTCCATATACATTTTCATGGAATAATGGAATGAATGATACAGTGATTGCTATTACGGATATGGAAGATTATAGAGTTGTGGTTATGGATTCAAATGAGTGTATAAAAAGCGACTCCGCATTTGTTCCAATCACATCCATTGATGATCAAGAAATTAATCATCAAACAGTAATGATCAATTTATTTCCAAATCCAGTGCAGGTTAATGACAGGCTTCATTTTACAGTTGATAATGCTTATGAATCCTCTCGAAAAATAGATGTTTATATAGTTAATTCCATAGGCCAAAAAATTTATTCGACTACGACGACTTCAGATATGAATGGGTCTTTGTCACTTGTATTTGATTTGGAAGATAAGCTGAATTCTGGGATTTATCAGATATTTGGTGTTTCGGAGAAAAATATCGTAAGCAAGAAGTTGATTATTGAAAAATAA